Proteins encoded by one window of Oncorhynchus mykiss isolate Arlee unplaced genomic scaffold, USDA_OmykA_1.1 un_scaffold_188, whole genome shotgun sequence:
- the LOC110516397 gene encoding neurotrophin-3-like, with amino-acid sequence MVTFITILQVNLVMSMLLYVLFLAYLYGIQATHMERQQPPPTQDPINSLIIQLLQADLTRGRGRQGEGQDRQARDTLPPLGLLAIDTPLDDSRFLERRSSLYQPRSSDLLEQQKHYNSPRVLLSERAPLQPPPLYSIDDYVGSSDRTNKTRRKRYAEHKSYRGEYSVCDSQSQWVTDKTNAVDIRGRQVTVLDQIKMGTAESNFVKQYFYETKCRTAKPFKSGCRGIDDKHWNSQCKTSQTYVRALTQDRTSVGWRWIRIDTSCVCALSRKHRRT; translated from the coding sequence ATCTTACAGGTGAATCTAGTGATGTCCATGTTGCTGTATGTGTTGTTCCTAGCGTACCTCTACGGTATCCAGGCAACGCACATGGAGCGCCAGCAGCCCCCGCCCACCCAGGACCCCATCAACTCCCTCATCATCCAGCTGCTGCAGGCGGACCTGACCCGCGGCCGGGGGAGGCAGGGTGAGGGCCAGGACAGGCAGGCCCGGGACACATTGCCACCGTTGGGCCTGCTCGCCATTGACACCCCTCTGGACGACAGTAGATTCCTGGAGAGGCGCAGCTCGCTGTACCAGCCCAGGTCGTCTGACCTGCTGGAGCAGCAGAAACACTACAACTCTCCCCGGGTCCTGCTGAGTGAGCGGGCTCCCCTGCAGCCTCCTCCGCTCTACTCTATAGATGACTATGTGGGCAGCTCTGACAGAACCAACAAGACCCGCAGGAAGAGATACGCAGAACACAAGAGTTACCGCGGGGAGTACTCTGTCTGTGACAGCCAATCACAGTGGGTGACAGACAAGACGAATGCGGTGGACATCAGGGGTCGTCAGGTCACCGTCCTGGATCAGATAAAGATGGGAACCGCCGAAAGCAACTTTGTTAAGCAGTACTTCTATGAGACCAAGTGTCGGACTGCCAAACCTTTTAAGAGCGGCTGTCGTGGCATCGATGACAAACACTGGAACTCGCAGTGTAAGACCTCTCAGACGTACGTCAGAGCTCTGACGCAGGACCGGACCTCTGTGGGCTGGCGCTGGATACGGATAGACACTTCCTGTGTCTGTGCGTTGTCACGGAAACACCGCAGGACGTAA